One window of Methylococcus sp. EFPC2 genomic DNA carries:
- a CDS encoding ABC transporter ATP-binding protein/permease — translation MKTKPNREQLLNAAKSFVASEVGGKALYLSAALLFLLLAVNGLNVVNSFVGRDFITALAERNADEFTVQAILYLVVFALSTLVAVIFRYTEQKLGMLWRDWLTRRLVGAFLADRTYYRLKQDGGIENPDQRIADDIRSFTVTTLSFVLMILNGSITIITFSGVMWTISPQLFAVTLAYGALGSYLTLKLGRPLIGMEYSQLDKEADFRGTLHHVWQNTESIALAQREENIETRLSQRMHSLIANYQRIILMHRNLGFFTTGYNYLIQILPTLIVAPLFLRGEVEFGVITQSAMAFAHLVGAFSLIVNQFQSLSSFAAIIARLGALGEVIRESRSGRSEGIVISRDEKNWSYDKLSLLPPKGDRPLLSELSLSVPAKSRVLIAGPNEDAKQALFKASAGLWEHGSGHIILPGAEQIHFLPERPYFPPGTLREFIAGVSGNHPADGEPCDAILKKLGLMPVVNSLGGLDREHDWTSVLSLDEQQLFSFARILHARPSYVFLNRVSGTLSAGRFHDMLELLSEHSIGYLNIGKADEPEDDYDAVLELKADGLWNWRDR, via the coding sequence TTGAAAACCAAGCCGAACCGGGAGCAGCTACTTAACGCCGCCAAGAGTTTCGTCGCGTCGGAGGTCGGCGGAAAAGCCCTGTACTTGTCCGCCGCCCTCCTATTCTTGCTGCTCGCGGTCAACGGGCTCAATGTCGTCAACAGTTTCGTCGGGCGCGATTTCATAACCGCCCTGGCCGAGCGCAACGCCGACGAATTCACGGTCCAGGCCATTCTTTACCTCGTCGTCTTCGCCCTTTCCACGCTCGTCGCGGTGATTTTCCGATATACGGAACAAAAGCTGGGCATGTTATGGCGAGACTGGCTCACCCGCCGCCTGGTTGGCGCTTTTCTCGCCGATCGCACTTATTACCGCCTCAAGCAGGACGGCGGAATAGAAAATCCCGACCAGCGCATCGCGGACGATATACGCTCGTTTACCGTGACCACGCTGTCGTTCGTATTGATGATTCTGAACGGCAGCATCACGATCATCACCTTTTCCGGCGTCATGTGGACCATCAGTCCCCAGCTGTTCGCGGTGACGCTCGCTTATGGAGCGCTGGGCTCGTATCTCACGCTGAAACTCGGCCGCCCCCTCATCGGCATGGAATACAGCCAACTGGACAAGGAGGCCGATTTCCGCGGCACCCTGCACCATGTATGGCAAAACACGGAATCCATCGCGCTCGCCCAACGCGAAGAGAACATCGAGACGCGGCTGTCGCAAAGGATGCACAGTTTGATCGCCAACTATCAGCGCATCATCTTGATGCACAGAAACCTGGGCTTTTTCACCACGGGCTATAACTATCTCATCCAGATCCTGCCCACCCTGATCGTCGCCCCCCTGTTTCTGCGCGGCGAGGTGGAATTCGGCGTGATTACCCAATCGGCGATGGCATTCGCTCACCTGGTCGGCGCGTTTTCCCTCATCGTCAATCAATTCCAGTCCTTGTCCTCGTTCGCCGCCATCATCGCAAGACTGGGCGCGCTCGGCGAAGTCATCCGCGAATCCCGCTCGGGCCGCTCCGAAGGGATCGTCATTTCCCGCGACGAAAAAAATTGGAGCTACGACAAGCTGAGCCTATTGCCCCCCAAAGGCGATAGGCCACTGCTGAGCGAACTCAGCCTGAGCGTGCCGGCGAAGTCCCGGGTATTGATCGCCGGCCCCAACGAGGACGCCAAGCAGGCTTTGTTCAAAGCCAGCGCGGGCCTGTGGGAGCATGGCTCCGGGCATATCATCCTGCCCGGCGCGGAGCAGATACATTTTCTGCCGGAACGCCCTTATTTTCCTCCCGGCACCTTGAGGGAGTTCATCGCGGGGGTTAGCGGAAATCACCCGGCCGACGGCGAGCCTTGCGATGCGATCCTCAAAAAACTGGGCTTGATGCCCGTAGTGAACAGCTTGGGCGGCCTCGATCGGGAACACGATTGGACGAGCGTGCTGTCGCTGGACGAGCAGCAGTTGTTTTCGTTTGCCCGCATCCTGCATGCCCGACCTTCCTACGTATTTCTCAACCGGGTGAGCGGTACGCTGAGTGCCGGACGTTTCCACGACATGCTCGAACTGCTCTCGGAACACTCGATCGGATATCTCAACATCGGCAAAGCCGACGAGCCCGAGGACGATTACGACGCGGTGCTCGAACTGAAGGCCGATGGCCTGTGGAATTGGCGCGACAGATAA
- a CDS encoding ROK family protein, which produces MQLRAGIDLGGTKIELIVLDDGDQEVWRRRISTPQGNYPATLDGIAALVTDAERELAVRLTVGIGTPGATSRVTGRLKNSNSTCLNGQPLQEDLQRKLNRPVRMANDADCFALSEASDGAAAGATVVFGVILGTGVGGGIVVNGRLLNGPNAIAGEWGHNPLPWPRDDERPGRACYCGRSGCIETWLSGPGLAADHLHMTGSPLTAPVIAESARNDAACEASLRRYEERLARALAHVVNILDPDVIVLGGGLSQLERLYLNVPRLWNDWVFSDRVDTRLTPPRHGDSSGVRGAAWLWDK; this is translated from the coding sequence ATGCAACTGCGGGCGGGTATAGACCTCGGCGGCACCAAGATCGAACTCATCGTACTCGACGATGGTGATCAGGAAGTCTGGCGCCGCCGGATTTCCACGCCCCAGGGCAACTACCCGGCAACCCTGGACGGCATAGCCGCGCTGGTTACGGATGCGGAACGCGAACTGGCCGTCCGGCTCACGGTCGGGATCGGAACGCCCGGGGCGACCTCACGGGTCACAGGACGGCTCAAGAATTCGAACTCGACCTGCCTGAACGGCCAGCCGTTGCAGGAGGATCTGCAGCGGAAATTGAACCGTCCGGTACGCATGGCCAACGATGCCGACTGCTTCGCCTTGTCCGAGGCCAGCGACGGCGCGGCGGCGGGTGCCACGGTGGTTTTCGGCGTCATCCTCGGAACCGGCGTTGGAGGCGGGATCGTGGTGAACGGCAGACTCCTGAACGGACCCAACGCCATCGCCGGCGAATGGGGCCATAACCCCCTGCCCTGGCCGCGTGACGATGAAAGACCGGGACGGGCTTGCTATTGCGGACGCTCGGGCTGCATAGAAACCTGGCTATCGGGCCCCGGACTCGCGGCCGATCATCTGCACATGACCGGGAGCCCCCTGACGGCACCGGTCATCGCCGAATCCGCCAGGAACGACGCCGCCTGTGAAGCCAGTCTGCGCCGCTACGAAGAGCGCCTGGCCCGTGCACTGGCGCATGTCGTCAACATCCTGGACCCCGACGTGATCGTGCTGGGCGGTGGGCTATCCCAACTGGAAAGGCTATACCTCAACGTGCCTCGGCTGTGGAATGACTGGGTATTTTCCGACCGGGTGGACACGCGACTGACACCGCCCCGGCACGGCGACTCCAGCGGGGTGAGAGGTGCGGCATGGTTGTGGGACAAGTAG